A region from the Gavia stellata isolate bGavSte3 chromosome 12, bGavSte3.hap2, whole genome shotgun sequence genome encodes:
- the MITF gene encoding microphthalmia-associated transcription factor isoform X8, translating into MLEMLEYNHYQVQTHLENPTKYHIQQAQRQQGFYKFEEQSRVESECPALNTHSRASCMQMDDVIDDIISLESSYNEEILGLMDPALQMANTLPVSGNLIDLYGNQSMPPPGLNISNSCPANLPNIKRELTESEARALAKERQKKDNHNLIERRRRFNINDRIKELGTLIPKSNDPDMRWNKGTILKASVDYIRKLQREQQRTKELENRQKKLEHANRHLLLRIQELEMQARAHGLSLVPSTGLCSPDMVNRVIKQEPVLDNCNQDIMPHHTDLSCTTTLDLTDGTITFSDNLGNVTEPTGTYSVPAKMGSKLEDILMDDTLSPVGVTDPLLSSVSPGASKTSSRRSSVSMEDTDHAC; encoded by the exons ATGCTGGAAATGCTTGAGTATAATCATTATCAG GTGCAGACTCACCTTGAGAATCCAACCAAGTACCATATTCAGCAAGCCCAGCGGCAGCAG GGATTTTATAAATTTGAAGAGCAAAGCAGGGTTGAGAGTGAGTGCCCGGCTCTGAATACACACTCACGAGCATCATGCATGCAG ATGGATGATGTGATCGATGACATAATTAGTCTGGAGTCAAGTTACAATGAAGAAATCCTTGGCTTGATGGACCCAGCCCTGCAAATGGCAAATACG TTGCCTGTGTCTGGCAATTTGATTGACCTTTATGGCAACCAAAGCATGCCTCCTCCAGGACTAAACATCAGCAACTCATGTCCAGCTAACCTTCCTAATATAAAAAGGGAGCTCACAG AGTCAGAAGCAAGAGCGTTGGCTAAGGAGAGGCAAAAGAAAGACAATCACAACTTGA TTGAACGAAGAAGAAGATTTAATATTAATGATCGTATAAAAGAACTAGGCACTTTGATACCCAAGTCAAATGACCC GGATATGCGCTGGAATAAGGGAACTATTCTAAAAGCTTCAGTGGACTACATCCGTAAGCTGCAAAGAGAACAGCAACGCACAAAGGAGCTTGAGAACAGACAGAAGAAGCTGGAACATGCCAACAGGCATCTGCTGCTCAGAATACAG GAACTTGAGATGCAAGCTCGGGCACACGGACTGTCCCTTGTTCCATCTACAGGCCTTTGCTCCCCTGATATGGTCAACAGGGTCATCAAACAAGAGCCTGTGCTGGACAACTGCAACCAAGACATCATGCCGCACCACACAGACCTGTCTTGCACTACCACCCTCGACCTCACTGACGGTACCATCACCTTCAGTGACAACCTCGGAAATGTGACTGAACCGACTGGCACTTACAGTGTTCCTGCAAAAATGGGATCCAAACTGGAAGATATTTTGATGGACGATACCCTCTCCCCTGTCGGAGTAACCGACCCACTACTTTCCTCCGTGTCTCCTGGAGCATCGAAGACAAGTAGCAGGCGGAGCAGTGTGAGCATGGAGGACACCGATCATGCTTGTTAG
- the MITF gene encoding microphthalmia-associated transcription factor isoform X5: MLEMLEYNHYQVQTHLENPTKYHIQQAQRQQVKQYLSTTLANKHANQALSLPCPNQPGDHVMPPGTGSSAPNSPMAMLTLNSNCEKEGFYKFEEQSRVESECPALNTHSRASCMQMDDVIDDIISLESSYNEEILGLMDPALQMANTLPVSGNLIDLYGNQSMPPPGLNISNSCPANLPNIKRELTESEARALAKERQKKDNHNLIERRRRFNINDRIKELGTLIPKSNDPDMRWNKGTILKASVDYIRKLQREQQRTKELENRQKKLEHANRHLLLRIQELEMQARAHGLSLVPSTGLCSPDMVNRVIKQEPVLDNCNQDIMPHHTDLSCTTTLDLTDGTITFSDNLGNVTEPTGTYSVPAKMGSKLEDILMDDTLSPVGVTDPLLSSVSPGASKTSSRRSSVSMEDTDHAC, translated from the exons ATGCTGGAAATGCTTGAGTATAATCATTATCAG GTGCAGACTCACCTTGAGAATCCAACCAAGTACCATATTCAGCAAGCCCAGCGGCAGCAGGTAAAGCAGTACCTCTCTACCACTCTAGCAAATAAACATGCCAACCAAGCCCTGAGCTTGCCATGTCCAAACCAGCCCGGTGATCACGTCATGCCGCCTGGAACTGGAAGCAGCGCGCCCAACAGTCCAATGGCTATGCTTACCCTTAACTCCAACTGTGAAAAAGAG GGATTTTATAAATTTGAAGAGCAAAGCAGGGTTGAGAGTGAGTGCCCGGCTCTGAATACACACTCACGAGCATCATGCATGCAG ATGGATGATGTGATCGATGACATAATTAGTCTGGAGTCAAGTTACAATGAAGAAATCCTTGGCTTGATGGACCCAGCCCTGCAAATGGCAAATACG TTGCCTGTGTCTGGCAATTTGATTGACCTTTATGGCAACCAAAGCATGCCTCCTCCAGGACTAAACATCAGCAACTCATGTCCAGCTAACCTTCCTAATATAAAAAGGGAGCTCACAG AGTCAGAAGCAAGAGCGTTGGCTAAGGAGAGGCAAAAGAAAGACAATCACAACTTGA TTGAACGAAGAAGAAGATTTAATATTAATGATCGTATAAAAGAACTAGGCACTTTGATACCCAAGTCAAATGACCC GGATATGCGCTGGAATAAGGGAACTATTCTAAAAGCTTCAGTGGACTACATCCGTAAGCTGCAAAGAGAACAGCAACGCACAAAGGAGCTTGAGAACAGACAGAAGAAGCTGGAACATGCCAACAGGCATCTGCTGCTCAGAATACAG GAACTTGAGATGCAAGCTCGGGCACACGGACTGTCCCTTGTTCCATCTACAGGCCTTTGCTCCCCTGATATGGTCAACAGGGTCATCAAACAAGAGCCTGTGCTGGACAACTGCAACCAAGACATCATGCCGCACCACACAGACCTGTCTTGCACTACCACCCTCGACCTCACTGACGGTACCATCACCTTCAGTGACAACCTCGGAAATGTGACTGAACCGACTGGCACTTACAGTGTTCCTGCAAAAATGGGATCCAAACTGGAAGATATTTTGATGGACGATACCCTCTCCCCTGTCGGAGTAACCGACCCACTACTTTCCTCCGTGTCTCCTGGAGCATCGAAGACAAGTAGCAGGCGGAGCAGTGTGAGCATGGAGGACACCGATCATGCTTGTTAG
- the MITF gene encoding microphthalmia-associated transcription factor isoform X6: protein MLEMLEYNHYQVQTHLENPTKYHIQQAQRQQVKQYLSTTLANKHANQALSLPCPNQPGDHVMPPGTGSSAPNSPMAMLTLNSNCEKEGFYKFEEQSRVESECPALNTHSRASCMQMDDVIDDIISLESSYNEEILGLMDPALQMANTLPVSGNLIDLYGNQSMPPPGLNISNSCPANLPNIKRELTACIFPTESEARALAKERQKKDNHNLIERRRRFNINDRIKELGTLIPKSNDPDMRWNKGTILKASVDYIRKLQREQQRTKELENRQKKLEHANRHLLLRIQELEMQARAHGLSLVPSTGLCSPDMVNRVIKQEPVLDNCNQDIMPHHTDLSCTTTLDLTDGTITFSDNLGNVTEPTGTYSVPAKMGSKLEDILMDDTLSPVGVTDPLLSSVSPGASKTSSRRSSVSMEDTDHAC from the exons ATGCTGGAAATGCTTGAGTATAATCATTATCAG GTGCAGACTCACCTTGAGAATCCAACCAAGTACCATATTCAGCAAGCCCAGCGGCAGCAGGTAAAGCAGTACCTCTCTACCACTCTAGCAAATAAACATGCCAACCAAGCCCTGAGCTTGCCATGTCCAAACCAGCCCGGTGATCACGTCATGCCGCCTGGAACTGGAAGCAGCGCGCCCAACAGTCCAATGGCTATGCTTACCCTTAACTCCAACTGTGAAAAAGAG GGATTTTATAAATTTGAAGAGCAAAGCAGGGTTGAGAGTGAGTGCCCGGCTCTGAATACACACTCACGAGCATCATGCATGCAG ATGGATGATGTGATCGATGACATAATTAGTCTGGAGTCAAGTTACAATGAAGAAATCCTTGGCTTGATGGACCCAGCCCTGCAAATGGCAAATACG TTGCCTGTGTCTGGCAATTTGATTGACCTTTATGGCAACCAAAGCATGCCTCCTCCAGGACTAAACATCAGCAACTCATGTCCAGCTAACCTTCCTAATATAAAAAGGGAGCTCACAG CATGTATTTTTCCTACAGAGTCAGAAGCAAGAGCGTTGGCTAAGGAGAGGCAAAAGAAAGACAATCACAACTTGA TTGAACGAAGAAGAAGATTTAATATTAATGATCGTATAAAAGAACTAGGCACTTTGATACCCAAGTCAAATGACCC GGATATGCGCTGGAATAAGGGAACTATTCTAAAAGCTTCAGTGGACTACATCCGTAAGCTGCAAAGAGAACAGCAACGCACAAAGGAGCTTGAGAACAGACAGAAGAAGCTGGAACATGCCAACAGGCATCTGCTGCTCAGAATACAG GAACTTGAGATGCAAGCTCGGGCACACGGACTGTCCCTTGTTCCATCTACAGGCCTTTGCTCCCCTGATATGGTCAACAGGGTCATCAAACAAGAGCCTGTGCTGGACAACTGCAACCAAGACATCATGCCGCACCACACAGACCTGTCTTGCACTACCACCCTCGACCTCACTGACGGTACCATCACCTTCAGTGACAACCTCGGAAATGTGACTGAACCGACTGGCACTTACAGTGTTCCTGCAAAAATGGGATCCAAACTGGAAGATATTTTGATGGACGATACCCTCTCCCCTGTCGGAGTAACCGACCCACTACTTTCCTCCGTGTCTCCTGGAGCATCGAAGACAAGTAGCAGGCGGAGCAGTGTGAGCATGGAGGACACCGATCATGCTTGTTAG
- the MITF gene encoding microphthalmia-associated transcription factor isoform X7 yields the protein MLEMLEYNHYQVQTHLENPTKYHIQQAQRQQVKQYLSTTLANKHANQALSLPCPNQPGDHVMPPGTGSSAPNSPMAMLTLNSNCEKEMDDVIDDIISLESSYNEEILGLMDPALQMANTLPVSGNLIDLYGNQSMPPPGLNISNSCPANLPNIKRELTESEARALAKERQKKDNHNLIERRRRFNINDRIKELGTLIPKSNDPDMRWNKGTILKASVDYIRKLQREQQRTKELENRQKKLEHANRHLLLRIQELEMQARAHGLSLVPSTGLCSPDMVNRVIKQEPVLDNCNQDIMPHHTDLSCTTTLDLTDGTITFSDNLGNVTEPTGTYSVPAKMGSKLEDILMDDTLSPVGVTDPLLSSVSPGASKTSSRRSSVSMEDTDHAC from the exons ATGCTGGAAATGCTTGAGTATAATCATTATCAG GTGCAGACTCACCTTGAGAATCCAACCAAGTACCATATTCAGCAAGCCCAGCGGCAGCAGGTAAAGCAGTACCTCTCTACCACTCTAGCAAATAAACATGCCAACCAAGCCCTGAGCTTGCCATGTCCAAACCAGCCCGGTGATCACGTCATGCCGCCTGGAACTGGAAGCAGCGCGCCCAACAGTCCAATGGCTATGCTTACCCTTAACTCCAACTGTGAAAAAGAG ATGGATGATGTGATCGATGACATAATTAGTCTGGAGTCAAGTTACAATGAAGAAATCCTTGGCTTGATGGACCCAGCCCTGCAAATGGCAAATACG TTGCCTGTGTCTGGCAATTTGATTGACCTTTATGGCAACCAAAGCATGCCTCCTCCAGGACTAAACATCAGCAACTCATGTCCAGCTAACCTTCCTAATATAAAAAGGGAGCTCACAG AGTCAGAAGCAAGAGCGTTGGCTAAGGAGAGGCAAAAGAAAGACAATCACAACTTGA TTGAACGAAGAAGAAGATTTAATATTAATGATCGTATAAAAGAACTAGGCACTTTGATACCCAAGTCAAATGACCC GGATATGCGCTGGAATAAGGGAACTATTCTAAAAGCTTCAGTGGACTACATCCGTAAGCTGCAAAGAGAACAGCAACGCACAAAGGAGCTTGAGAACAGACAGAAGAAGCTGGAACATGCCAACAGGCATCTGCTGCTCAGAATACAG GAACTTGAGATGCAAGCTCGGGCACACGGACTGTCCCTTGTTCCATCTACAGGCCTTTGCTCCCCTGATATGGTCAACAGGGTCATCAAACAAGAGCCTGTGCTGGACAACTGCAACCAAGACATCATGCCGCACCACACAGACCTGTCTTGCACTACCACCCTCGACCTCACTGACGGTACCATCACCTTCAGTGACAACCTCGGAAATGTGACTGAACCGACTGGCACTTACAGTGTTCCTGCAAAAATGGGATCCAAACTGGAAGATATTTTGATGGACGATACCCTCTCCCCTGTCGGAGTAACCGACCCACTACTTTCCTCCGTGTCTCCTGGAGCATCGAAGACAAGTAGCAGGCGGAGCAGTGTGAGCATGGAGGACACCGATCATGCTTGTTAG